From the Lysobacter soyae genome, the window TGCCGGCTACCTTGATCGCCAACGCGAAGAGATCGCACGCGCAGAGCGCAACAACAACACGCTGATTCCTAACGGCTTCGACTATCGCGAAGTGCGGGGATTGTCTTCGGAAGTCCTGCAGAAACTCGAGAAAGTACGCCCGGAATCGGTCGGGCAAGCACAGCGGATTCCCGGCATGACCCCGGCTGCAATCTCACTGCTGCTGGTGCACCTCACGCGCGCACGGCGCGCGCAAGCTGCCTGACACCTCAACGCTGCGCCAAGGCGATTTGTGCGTTGACGCGTTGGGTCATCCACTCACCCAGATAGCGATCGGCACGGATCCCCGCCCGTGCTTTCTCGGCCATGGCTGCCGCTCCCGCTCGATCGCCGGCCAAGGCCAAGGCTTCGGTCGCATTGCCGTACAGCTCCGCCGCATCGTGCAAGAAGGGATAGGGCTTGACCAGCGCGAGGGCCTTCGCGACTTCCGCGCGCGCCGTGACGGCGTCAGTGGCCGCCAAACTGCGAGCGAGTGTCAGGCGAAGACCGGCTTCGAGTGAGGCTATGTCGTAGGTTTCGACTGGCAGGTCATAGTCGAGTCCGCGCTGTGCATACGCGCGGGCTTTTTCCGCGTCGCCGCCCAGCCAAGCATGCTTGGCCATCCGCACGCACCAGTGCCGCCAAGTGAGCGCCTGTTCTTCATAAAGCTTGGGGATTGCCGTCTCCACCAGCTTCATCTGCGCATCGAAGTCGGCGTTTCGTCCTTGCGTTTGATAAAGATCGGCCAACGCGAAACGCATGCTCACGCGATTGGTACCCAAGGGATCGAAGCGCGGCACACTGGCGATCTGCAGCGAGCGTTTGAACGCAGCTTCCGCTTCCGCTTGTCGTGCTTTGTCGTACTTCAACAACCCGCCCAATTGGTTTTGAACGGTCATTTCAAGTGCGGTGTTCTGCATCTTGTGTTTTTGGATGTAGGCGTTGGAGAATGCGCGAATCCGCATCGCCTCGTCGTTCTTGTTCACCCGCATCAGACTGTAGGTGTAGGTGCGTGCGACTTCCAGCGTGCGTGTGTTGTCCAAGCCGTAGCGGTCACGGGTGCGCTCGAACAACTCGCGCGCACGTGCCTCCCCCTGTTGCAATAGACCGAACTTGTTCAGCACCACGATTTCGTAGTTGGCGATTTGCCGATAGTCTTCGAACAAACCTTCTTCCAAAGGTTGTTCCAAGGTTTGGATGCGTTGCCGGATGCGCGCGAAATACTTCAAGGCGCGCGGATCCGACTTGTCAGACAGAATGCGCGCGCGGATGCCGTCGCGTTTGACGCCTAGCCGCGGTTGCATGGCGTTCAAACGATCGATCACCGGATCGACTTGGTTGACAATGCGCTCCGCCTCTTCGGCGTGGCTCGTGGCAATGAAAGATTCGGCAATGTCCAACAACAGGATCAGTTTGGAATCCAAAGGATCCTTGCTGTCGGGTCGCAGGCGCGCCAGGCTCTGGTCGATCATCTGGCGCACCGTGATGCCGTGCCCGCCATCGTTCATCAACGCATGCGTAAGCATTTGTTGGAAAGCCTCTTCCACCGCCGCCGTGATTTGTTCGTTGCTGCGCGCGGCGTCACGCGCGACTTCGGCGATGGCCTGGGCGCGACGCGCTTGCTTGGCCTGCCACAGGGTCGCCGCCACACCGCCGGCGATCGCCACCACCAACAACGCCGCGGCACCGACACCCCAGCGATTCCGCTTGATGAAGCGTGACGCACGATAGGTCAAGGTGGGCTCGCGCACCTTGACCGGACGGCCATCCAACCAAGCGCGCAAATCATCCGCAAACGCATCCGCCGACGGATAGCGATCACGCGGATTGCGGGCAATGGCATGGGTCACGATGGCATTGAGATCGCCGCTCACTTGCGCGATGAGTTGGCCGATGGCGGTGCCACGTGCGCGCGCCACCGAATCGCCGCCCATCTCGACCGCGCGCGGCAAGCGCTGCGGATTTTGTTCCAACGCCGTGAGTTGGGTCAGCAAACTGGTGCCCGAGGTCACGCCGTAGGCATTGCGTCCGGCGAGCAAGTCATACAACAGCATGCCGAGCTGATAAATGTCCGACGCCGTGCCGACCGGCTCATTGTTCAACTGTTCGGGGGAAGCGAATTCCGGCGTGAAGACACGATCGTGTGTTTTGGTGTGTTCGGCTTCGTCCTCGATCAACTTCGCCACACCGAAGTCGAGCAACTTCACATGCCCCTTGTCATCAACCAACACGTTGCCGGGCTTCAAGTCACGGTGGATGATCAAGGATCGATGGGCTTCCGCGACCGCTCCAAGCACTTGCAAGAACAACACCACGCGCTTGCGGATATCGACCTTGCGCGCATCGCACCAATGATCGATGCGCTGGCCGTCGACCAATTCCATGGCGAACCACGGCGTGTCTCCTTCCAAGCCGCCATCCACAAGGCTGGCAATATTTTCATGGCGCAATCGGGCCAGAATTTGCCGCTCACGCATGAAGCGTTGGCGCGCGGCCTGGGTATCCAAGCCGACTCGAATGCGTTTCAGCGCGGCGATCTGAACATAGTCACCGGCGTTGCGCTCAACGCGATAGACCGCACCCATGCCGCCGTGCCCGACCACGTCGACGACTTTCCAAGGACCGAATTGATCCGGCGTGTTGGGACTGCTGCGTGACAAGCCCAGCATTTCACGCAACTCGGCGCGGATTTCCGGTTCGTCAGCGCATTCCCGCGCCAACGCGCTTTCACGGAGGCTTTCCGGCAAATCGCTCAGGACTTCAAACAAGGTCGACACACGTCGCCGACGTGTGAACGTGCCGCGATCGTCGTTGGACGGCGGACTTCCTCCCGGGCCGGATTGCAAACCAGTTTCTCCCTCAAACCGAAGAAAGAGTGTGCACCGCGCGCCCGCGTTGCGGCAAGCCTCATTTTTCCTTGCGCCAGTTCACCGACCCGCGGCTTTCGCGGTTGCTGGTTTCGATCTCGATATCAAAGCCGCGCGCGATCAAATAGCGCAGCATCAGCACCTGCCCGGTACCCAGCAATGACACGCCGTAGCTGACATAAACCTTGGGCGACAAATATTTGCCAAAGCCCAACACGCTGCCACCCAATGCGCGCGAATGCATGACACCGGCATCATCCAAGCCAATCCGGCTGCCCAACTGCGATGCCAACAAACTGCCCCCGGCGGTCAATGCCGCTGATGCAGCGCTCACTTGACGTTCCTCCTCGGTATCCAAGCCCGAGAGCGGGCGCCCCAGGGTCAGATAGGCCAGCGCGTCCGATTGACTGGTGGCCGGGTTGCTCCACACTTCCGCCTGCGGTTTGTTGGCACGTCCGGTGACCTTGATCCCCGCGGTGACATCACCGACATCGCGTTCCGCACTGACATCCAACAACGGGTTCGCCACCGGATCATTCGACCAGACCAAGCGACCGCGGGTGATTTTCAAGTTTTGCCCATAGGCGCGATAGCGTCCGGCCACATTGAGCGTACCGGCGGCCAGGGTCTCTACGCCCGGATTCATCCGCACGCGCAGTTGCCCGCCCAAGGTGCCGGTCAACCCGAAGCCTTTCAAATTCACGTTGTCACCCAACACCAGCAGCAAGTTCATGTCCAAGGCAGTCTTCGCCGCGGCCTTCGGATCGACCGGATCCAACACCACCACATCACTCGATCGGGTCTTGCCGTTCGACAATCGCTCAAGCTCGATGCGCGCGTCGGGAATGCCGACGCTACCGGTCACCTGCAGCGGTTGTCCCGCGCTGAATTTCACCAAGACGTCCGGATCCACCACCGCGTATAGATCGCGCGTGTCCGAGATCAAAATATTCCTGCCGCGCACGTTGAGTTGCAGCGGCGTGTCTTGTCCACGCCAGCCCAGCGTGCCGTCAATCTTCAGCACGCCGTCGCCGCTCTTGATGCTGCCGGTGATGCGCGCATTGCCATCGGCTTGCGCGCCAAGTTGAAGGTTGCCCTCGCGCAACACAATGCCTAGCGCGGGCAGTTCGGCGCGGAAATCGGCCAAGCGCGCATTGCCGCCGATGGCCGGCGCGCCCAAGCGACCGCCGAACTGAATGCGTCCGCTCAAGTGGCCGGTGGGATCGACGATATCAGGCGACAACAATTCCATCAGCGTCAGGTCGCGCGTATCGATATCCACAAAGCCCGACAACGGTGCGTTCATGTCATAGCCGGCGGCGAGGTTGGCGGCCAATTTGCCGTCGCCGTTGAAACCCGCACTCATCCGAGCTTGCCAACTGTTGCCGTCGAAGCTGCCGTCAACATCGAGATTGCTGAAATTGAACGCGGTCTTGCGGTTTTTCAGATCGAGGTTGATGCCGGCCTGCGGTGAGGTAATGCGCGCGGTACCGCGGAAACCGTTACCCACCGGTCGCACGTCCGCCACCAAGGCGAACTCGCCATGGATGTCCCAGGCGCTGCCGTCTTTTCGCCGCGGAATATACGGCATCAGCAAAGCGCTGGTGATGCCCTGCCCTTCCGCATGCACGCCGCGATTGGGCCAGTCGGCATTCACGCACAAGCGACCACCTTGCGTCGATGCAAAACAACTGGGCGTGATCTGCCAACGACTGCCGGACTGCGTGAATCTTGCCGCAGACTGCAAACGCCAAGCAGCACCCTTGCTGGGTGCGAGCTCGAGTCGGCTCAACAGCCCCTGCCAATTCGTGCCGCGCTTTTGTGCGCTGCCGGCAAATTGCATCGTGCCTTGTGGTCCGCGTGCGTCGCCTTCCAACACCAAATCTTCCATCGCACCGGTGGCGTGGACGTTCAGGCTATCGAAGGCGAGGCCGGCGCGAATGCCTTTGCCGGTCACGCGCAAATCACCGCGTTGTCGACCCGACCACGGCAATCGCCCCACGGCGGTGAACGCATCGGCGCGATAACTGCCAAACGCCACACCGCGTCCGGTCAAATCCGCATCGATATCGGGGGCGCTGCGCGCGCCACCCAAATGGAGGCGCCCGCGAATATCACCTTTGGCGCCGGGCATCACATCATCGAGTGTGAGCGGCGACAAGGTGGCGTCCACATCCAAGTCTTGCGCCATGTGTCCGCGCGCCACGACAGCACTGCCGCCGAGCCGCAGGTCCACATCCCCTTTGGCAGTCAGGCTGTCTTTGGCCGTCGCCGGCATAGACAATTGGACGTTGCCGCGTCCGGACAGGGCACGACCGCGCAATTGACCGCCGAGATTCTTGGCGTCGACCGCCACATCCAATCCGCCGCGCGCATTACGCGAGCCGGTGCTGTGCACGTCCCCGCGAATCGCACCGCGCCAATCCGGCAGGAAGTAGCCCGGATCCAGGCCGGCCAACGTCGCTGTCGCATCCCACTTCAAGGCGGGGTTGAAATCCACTCGCCCGGTCGCGTCCATGCGCCCCTGCGGCATCACCACATTCAATGCTTGAATGCGCATGCCCTTGCGGTCACCGATGCCGTCGAGCTTGACGTCTGCGCGTTGTTTGCCGCGAAACAGCACCCCGCTGCCGATCGCCGACCAGGTATCCAAGGTCCCGGCGATGCCAAGGTCGGCACTTGCACCAATGCGGTTCTCGCCTTCGCCATACCGCAGTCCGCGCGCGTTGACGGCAAACGATACGCGACCCTTGTTATCGCCCTTGAAGTCACCGCTGCCGGTGGCGGTGATCCGACCGCCGAGCACGTCCACCACCAACGGTGCGAACGACAGGCGCTGCGCTTCCAGCGTCACTTTGGACGGCTGCACCACCAGACTGAAGTCGCCGCGTTGCAGGGTCGCATCAATGTCGGCCTTTCCGCCGGTGCCACGTGCGGACACATTGAAGGTCATTTGTTCGGACGTGCGGTTGAGCCCCTGCAACAAGGCCGGATCCAGACCCTGCGAGTTTGCCGACAGTCGCCACGTCGGATTCGCGCTATCGCCGCTCACGGTCAGCAACGCGCGTGTGGGCGCCGGCGCATTGCCCGACACCGCCACATTCAACTGATTGAGATTGCCCAGGGCACGCATGCCGATCGCCGGCCGCGTTGCGCCCAATGGCGCGGGCATCAACGCGCTGGCGGTGAAATCGGTGCGGTAGTTGTCGCGCGGTGCGTATTCGCCGTGGGCCGTGAAGCGCCCGCGATCACTGTCCACCGTCACATCGGTGAGCTTCAAATAATCTTCCTGGGCGTCCAAGCCGCCACGCACCCGCGAGATATCAATCAGGGGCGCGCCGGCTTGACTGACTTTCAAACCATCGATGACGACCTGATCTGCGCGAATGGACAGCGGCGGCTTGATCGACGGCAAGGATTCCGGCCAACGCGGCAATTCAAACGGTTTGGTTGAACGCGGAATATCCAAGGTCGCATCCGCCACACGCATCGCGTCCAAGCGCAGTCGACGGCCGAGCAAGGGCTGGATGGCGGGATCAATGACAATCGTTCCGGCACTGAACGTCGTCGCCTGTGGTTGCGTGCATTTCGGATATTTGACCGGCTTGCCTTCCACATCCGGACAGCCGAGATAGGTCACGCGCACGCCATGCAATGTCATCGGTCCTGAAGCGGGGCCTTCCGCGGATTGCCAAGTGAACTCGGTGCCTGAAGGCAAGACCCATTTGATGCGATTCAACAAGAAGTCACGGCCGGCCAAGGTGGTCAACAGCCACCAGATCAGCGCGCCTAACAAAAGGATCAGGGCGAGTGTGCCGAACCCGCTGCGACGGGCGATTTTGACATTGCGCGCGCGCCGCAGGGCACGGAGCTCGGCGATCCGCGCTTCGCGCTGTTCGGGTGTCGCGTCTTCAGGCAGCGGGGGCAGCGCAGGTTTTCTTGCCATCACAGATCAGCGCCGATATTGAAGTGCAGGGTGAAAGCGGAATCGGGCGTGTTCAACCCGCGCGCGATATCGATGCGCACCGGCCCCACCGGCGAACGCCAGCGCACACCGACGCCCACACCGGTATGCCAATCCGGCGTCTTGCCGTTGAAGGCACTGCCGGAGTCCACAAAAGCCGCCACACCCCACTGCGGACGGAAATAGTGCTCGTATTCAACGCTTGTCGTGAACAAGTTGTCGGCACCCAAGGCATAGCGCTTCTTGCCGGTGGCGTCGATCAAACGCGGCCCGACCTCACGCCAGTTGTAACCGCGAATGCTGCGATCTCCGCCGGCATAGAAGCGCAAGGACGGCGGAATCACTGCGGTGTCGGCATGGAAACTCCGACCCAATTCACCCCGCACAATCAAACGGTCGCTGTCACCGATGCCTTTGAACCACTGGCCGCGCATTTGCAATTGCCCGAACGCGCCTTGTCCGCGAACCGCGCCGCCGCGTGCCGTGAGCCCGACGCCCCAACCACGACGCGGATACAAGCGGTCATCGACATTCACGTAATCCACGCGAATCTGCGGGTAGTACAAACTGGCGTATTCGTAGACCTTACCGGGAGCGGCATCGTCCAAAAGGGAGTAACTCCAACGCTCGCGCAGGAAGTGAAGCGAAGCGGTGGCGGTCAGGTTGCGATTGATTTCACCGCTTCGGCTGAAGACGGCTTCGACGCGGCGCGAATCGATGTAATCGGTTTGCTCGTCGGAGTACTGCGCGCCGATGGTGTACCAGCCATCCAACCACTTGAAGGCCGGAATGCGGTATTGCAGTGTCGCCGTCTTGCGGCGCTTGCCGTAATCGATGTAAGCGGCTGCCTTGTGTCCGCGCTTGTTCAAATACCGGCGTTCGACCCCGGCGTTGAAACCCGGTCCGTCGAGGGTGCCGTAGCTCACACCCAGGGTGTAAATGCTGCGCTTGGCGGGCTTCAACTTCACAGTCACCGGCACTTCGCGGTCGCCGACGGCTTGATCCGGGTGGGGTTCGATGTCGATCGTGCTGAAGTAATCGAGCATGGTGAGTGAGCGGCGCAGGCGATCGATACGCCCTTGGTGGTAGTACTCGCCCTGGTTCCAATAGATCAGTTTTTCCAAGATGCGCGGATAGATGATTTCTTCCGGCGTCTGCTCGAAGGTGACCGGTCCCATGTTGTAGCGATCGCCACTGTTCCAACGTAGATCGATGTCGGCGGCATTTTGTGCGCGGGTCACTTCCACCCGATGGGCTTCAAATGCGGCGTCGAAATAGCCGCGCTCGGCCAATCGCCGGGTGATGAAGGCCTTGCTGCCCTCATACACTTCGTGGTCCATCACTTCACCTTTGCGCGGCTCGAAGTTCTCCAACTCTTCGCGCAAATAACGATCGTCACTGCCATCGCCGCTGATGGCCAGATTGACCCCGCGGATGCGGACCGGCTCGCCTTTGTCCACTTCGATGATCACGGCCAAGGCGTTGCGATCACCGGAGGTGGTGACCTTGATGACCGGGTTGTAGTAACCGAACGGCTCCAATGCCTCGCGCGTTTCCGCTTCGGCAACTTCGACCAGATAGTCCAAGCGACGATCGGAAATGTCTTTGTCACGCGCGTCTTCCAGCGACAGAACTTCGCGCACATTGGCGGTCATCTCGTCGTCGAGGCCGTGGATCTCAATCCGGTTGATCTCCGCGGCCGACAACGCGGTCGAGCCGAGGATCAGGCAAAGCGCTACAAGGTGTGGGAAGCGAACACGCATGGTCGACAGAATAACCACTCGCGCTTGAACGCTTCCTCGCTTTTTCTTGACGCGCTCAGCTTCGCATGCCGGTGCCGCGCTTCATCAACCACAACGCAATGCTGGCAAGCACGACAACGAAGGCCAACATCAATGCGAATGACGTCCACAAGGGCACATCGCTGACGCCCAACAGGCCGTAGCGGAACGCATTCACCATGTAGAAAATCGGATTCAAATGGGTCAGGGTTTGCGCCCATTCCGGCAACAGCTTGACCGAATAGAACACGCCGCCGAGGTAAGTCAGCGGGGTCAGGATGAAGGTCGGGACGATGGCGACGTCATCAAACTTCTTCGCGAATACCGCGTTGATGAATCCGGCCAAAGAGAAGATGACCGCGCCGAGGAAGACCGAGGCCAAGGTGATGAAGGGATGCGGCACGTGCAAGCGCGTGAACAACAGCGCGATGCACATGACAATCGCGCCCACCATCAGACCGCGCAACAAAGCGCCGGCGATATACCCGCCCAGGATCACCCAATTGGGCATCGGACTGACTTGCAACTCTTCGATGTAACGGCCGAACTTCGCGCCGAAGAAACTCGAACTGATGTTGCCGTAACTGTTTTGGATGACGCTCATCATCACCAGACCCGGCACGATGAAGGCCATGTAGTTCACGCCGTCCATCTGACCGATCTGACGGCCGATCAAGCCGCCGAAGATCAGGAAGTACAAGGTCATGGTGATCGCCGGCGGAACCAATGTCTGGCTCCAGATCCGCAGGATGCGGCTGACTTCGCGACGGGCGATGGTGCCCAATGCGACTAGATTCGGATGGCTCATGCCTTGTCCTCCACCGGGGCCGTCAGTCGCACGAACAACTCCTCCAATCGATTCGACTTCGTGCGCATCGAGCGCACCCGGATGCCGGCTGACTCGAGCGCCATGAACACACTGTTCAAATCTTTGTTGCGCGGCATGTCCACTTCCAAGGTGTGGTGGTCGGTGGCGACCATCTCGACCTCATCCACGTGCGGCAGCTGCGCCGGCAAACTGCCTTCGATGTCGAGCACGAAGCCCTCCACGTCCAGTTGCGCCAACATCGAGCGCATCGGACCTTCCGCCACGATGCGGCCGTGATTGATGATGGCCAGATTGCGGCAGAGGCTTTCCGCTTCTTCCAAATAATGGGTGGTGAGGATGATGGTGGTGCCGGCCGCGTTGATCTCACGCAGGGTTTGCCACATGCCACGTCGGATTTCGATATCGACGCCCGCCGACGGTTCATCGAGGATCAGCAACTTCGGCTCAGTCATCATCGCGCGCGCAATCATCAGACGGCGCTTCATGCCGCCAGATAGCGTGCGACTCATCAT encodes:
- a CDS encoding ABC transporter permease, whose amino-acid sequence is MSHPNLVALGTIARREVSRILRIWSQTLVPPAITMTLYFLIFGGLIGRQIGQMDGVNYMAFIVPGLVMMSVIQNSYGNISSSFFGAKFGRYIEELQVSPMPNWVILGGYIAGALLRGLMVGAIVMCIALLFTRLHVPHPFITLASVFLGAVIFSLAGFINAVFAKKFDDVAIVPTFILTPLTYLGGVFYSVKLLPEWAQTLTHLNPIFYMVNAFRYGLLGVSDVPLWTSFALMLAFVVVLASIALWLMKRGTGMRS
- a CDS encoding translocation/assembly module TamB domain-containing protein: MARKPALPPLPEDATPEQREARIAELRALRRARNVKIARRSGFGTLALILLLGALIWWLLTTLAGRDFLLNRIKWVLPSGTEFTWQSAEGPASGPMTLHGVRVTYLGCPDVEGKPVKYPKCTQPQATTFSAGTIVIDPAIQPLLGRRLRLDAMRVADATLDIPRSTKPFELPRWPESLPSIKPPLSIRADQVVIDGLKVSQAGAPLIDISRVRGGLDAQEDYLKLTDVTVDSDRGRFTAHGEYAPRDNYRTDFTASALMPAPLGATRPAIGMRALGNLNQLNVAVSGNAPAPTRALLTVSGDSANPTWRLSANSQGLDPALLQGLNRTSEQMTFNVSARGTGGKADIDATLQRGDFSLVVQPSKVTLEAQRLSFAPLVVDVLGGRITATGSGDFKGDNKGRVSFAVNARGLRYGEGENRIGASADLGIAGTLDTWSAIGSGVLFRGKQRADVKLDGIGDRKGMRIQALNVVMPQGRMDATGRVDFNPALKWDATATLAGLDPGYFLPDWRGAIRGDVHSTGSRNARGGLDVAVDAKNLGGQLRGRALSGRGNVQLSMPATAKDSLTAKGDVDLRLGGSAVVARGHMAQDLDVDATLSPLTLDDVMPGAKGDIRGRLHLGGARSAPDIDADLTGRGVAFGSYRADAFTAVGRLPWSGRQRGDLRVTGKGIRAGLAFDSLNVHATGAMEDLVLEGDARGPQGTMQFAGSAQKRGTNWQGLLSRLELAPSKGAAWRLQSAARFTQSGSRWQITPSCFASTQGGRLCVNADWPNRGVHAEGQGITSALLMPYIPRRKDGSAWDIHGEFALVADVRPVGNGFRGTARITSPQAGINLDLKNRKTAFNFSNLDVDGSFDGNSWQARMSAGFNGDGKLAANLAAGYDMNAPLSGFVDIDTRDLTLMELLSPDIVDPTGHLSGRIQFGGRLGAPAIGGNARLADFRAELPALGIVLREGNLQLGAQADGNARITGSIKSGDGVLKIDGTLGWRGQDTPLQLNVRGRNILISDTRDLYAVVDPDVLVKFSAGQPLQVTGSVGIPDARIELERLSNGKTRSSDVVVLDPVDPKAAAKTALDMNLLLVLGDNVNLKGFGLTGTLGGQLRVRMNPGVETLAAGTLNVAGRYRAYGQNLKITRGRLVWSNDPVANPLLDVSAERDVGDVTAGIKVTGRANKPQAEVWSNPATSQSDALAYLTLGRPLSGLDTEEERQVSAASAALTAGGSLLASQLGSRIGLDDAGVMHSRALGGSVLGFGKYLSPKVYVSYGVSLLGTGQVLMLRYLIARGFDIEIETSNRESRGSVNWRKEK
- a CDS encoding serine/threonine protein kinase; the protein is MSTLFEVLSDLPESLRESALARECADEPEIRAELREMLGLSRSSPNTPDQFGPWKVVDVVGHGGMGAVYRVERNAGDYVQIAALKRIRVGLDTQAARQRFMRERQILARLRHENIASLVDGGLEGDTPWFAMELVDGQRIDHWCDARKVDIRKRVVLFLQVLGAVAEAHRSLIIHRDLKPGNVLVDDKGHVKLLDFGVAKLIEDEAEHTKTHDRVFTPEFASPEQLNNEPVGTASDIYQLGMLLYDLLAGRNAYGVTSGTSLLTQLTALEQNPQRLPRAVEMGGDSVARARGTAIGQLIAQVSGDLNAIVTHAIARNPRDRYPSADAFADDLRAWLDGRPVKVREPTLTYRASRFIKRNRWGVGAAALLVVAIAGGVAATLWQAKQARRAQAIAEVARDAARSNEQITAAVEEAFQQMLTHALMNDGGHGITVRQMIDQSLARLRPDSKDPLDSKLILLLDIAESFIATSHAEEAERIVNQVDPVIDRLNAMQPRLGVKRDGIRARILSDKSDPRALKYFARIRQRIQTLEQPLEEGLFEDYRQIANYEIVVLNKFGLLQQGEARARELFERTRDRYGLDNTRTLEVARTYTYSLMRVNKNDEAMRIRAFSNAYIQKHKMQNTALEMTVQNQLGGLLKYDKARQAEAEAAFKRSLQIASVPRFDPLGTNRVSMRFALADLYQTQGRNADFDAQMKLVETAIPKLYEEQALTWRHWCVRMAKHAWLGGDAEKARAYAQRGLDYDLPVETYDIASLEAGLRLTLARSLAATDAVTARAEVAKALALVKPYPFLHDAAELYGNATEALALAGDRAGAAAMAEKARAGIRADRYLGEWMTQRVNAQIALAQR
- a CDS encoding autotransporter assembly complex protein TamA; protein product: MRVRFPHLVALCLILGSTALSAAEINRIEIHGLDDEMTANVREVLSLEDARDKDISDRRLDYLVEVAEAETREALEPFGYYNPVIKVTTSGDRNALAVIIEVDKGEPVRIRGVNLAISGDGSDDRYLREELENFEPRKGEVMDHEVYEGSKAFITRRLAERGYFDAAFEAHRVEVTRAQNAADIDLRWNSGDRYNMGPVTFEQTPEEIIYPRILEKLIYWNQGEYYHQGRIDRLRRSLTMLDYFSTIDIEPHPDQAVGDREVPVTVKLKPAKRSIYTLGVSYGTLDGPGFNAGVERRYLNKRGHKAAAYIDYGKRRKTATLQYRIPAFKWLDGWYTIGAQYSDEQTDYIDSRRVEAVFSRSGEINRNLTATASLHFLRERWSYSLLDDAAPGKVYEYASLYYPQIRVDYVNVDDRLYPRRGWGVGLTARGGAVRGQGAFGQLQMRGQWFKGIGDSDRLIVRGELGRSFHADTAVIPPSLRFYAGGDRSIRGYNWREVGPRLIDATGKKRYALGADNLFTTSVEYEHYFRPQWGVAAFVDSGSAFNGKTPDWHTGVGVGVRWRSPVGPVRIDIARGLNTPDSAFTLHFNIGADL
- a CDS encoding ABC transporter ATP-binding protein; amino-acid sequence: MTSATSAQGTPALEIHGLRKTYDNGVEALKGIDLVVQPGDFYALLGPNGAGKSTTLGIISSLVNKTSGSVNIFGVDLETDRSQAMRLLGLVPQELNFNMFEKPRDILMNYAGFYGIPRAEAAVRAEKQLAAAQLSNKADMMSRTLSGGMKRRLMIARAMMTEPKLLILDEPSAGVDIEIRRGMWQTLREINAAGTTIILTTHYLEEAESLCRNLAIINHGRIVAEGPMRSMLAQLDVEGFVLDIEGSLPAQLPHVDEVEMVATDHHTLEVDMPRNKDLNSVFMALESAGIRVRSMRTKSNRLEELFVRLTAPVEDKA